One part of the Solanum dulcamara chromosome 8, daSolDulc1.2, whole genome shotgun sequence genome encodes these proteins:
- the LOC129899715 gene encoding ABC transporter G family member 3-like: MEEIQSQSDHYRSPSSSASSPANRVPSSNFFYSRKPGALRQPISFEDSPVWDETDIEVKVDEGGDSINAATMPPSPSLSKINSGSLPSPSLLEREVITRKIAGVSIAWKDLTVTIKGKRKYSDKVVKSSHGYALPGTMTVIMGPAKSGKSTLLRALAGRLPDSARMYGEVFVNGTKRHMPYGSYGYVDRETTLIGSLTVREFLYYSALLQLPGFFCQRRSVVDDAIDAMSLGDYANKLIGGNCYMRGLQSGERRRVSIARELVMSPHILFIDEPLYHLDSVSALLMMVTLKKLATSGCTLIFTICQSSTEVFGLFDRICLLSNGKTLFFGETLACLQHFSNAGFPCPIMQSPSDHFLRAINTEFDRIIAMCKSWQDNHGDLSSVSMDTAIAIRTIETTYRSSADAAAIESMIVKLTEKEGPSLKRKGMAGNATRVAVLTWRSLLIMSREWKYYWLRLILYVFLSFCIGTVFSGLGHSLFSVMRRVAAIFVFISFTSLLGIASIPSQLKEIKIYTYEESNQHFGAFVFLLGQLFASIPFLFLISISSSLVFYFLIGLQDEFSLLMYFVLNFFACLLVNEGLLLLVASICQNIFWSILSFLSIHVIMMLSAGFFRIRSALPRPAWMYPISYIAFHTYSIQGLLENEYSRATFAVGQVRTISGYEALENVFDISDDSNSKWKNLLVLFVMAVAYKVLVFILLKCCIRKNHSVHKLFHCNQNRKNYK, from the exons ATGGAAGAAATACAATCCCAATCAGATCATTATAGGTCTCCATCTTCTTCAGCAAGTAGTCCAGCTAATAGGGTGCCATCAAGTAATTTCTTCTACTCAAGGAAACCTGGCGCACTTAGACAACCAATTTCATTTGAAGATTCACCTGTTTGGGATGAGACAGATATAGAGGTCAAAGTGGACGAAGGAGGTGATTCTATTAATGCTGCGACTATGCCACCCTCCCCTTCCCTGTCAAAGATCAATAGTGGTTCCTTGCCATCTCCTTCTTTACTAGAGAGGGAAGTTATTACAAGGAAGATTGCAGGAGTTTCTATTGCCTGGAAGGACTTGACTGTAACtataaagggaaaaagaaaatacTCTGATAAGGTGGTCAAGAGTTCGCATGGTTATGCATTACCTGGAACAATGACTGTCATCATGGGTCCTGCCAAGTCAGGGAAATCGACCCTCTTGAGAGCCCTTGCAG gaAGGTTACCTGATTCAGCGAGAATGTATGGTGAGGTGTTTGTAAACGGGACAAAAAGGCACATGCCGTATGGTTCCTAT GGATATGTTGACAGGGAAACTACTCTTATTGGATCATTAACTGTGCGTGAATTCCTGTACTACTCAGCTTTGCTTCAGCTTCCTGGTTTCTTTTGTCAGAGAAGGAGTGTGGTGGACGACGCTATAGATGCTATGTCACTGGGAGATTATGCTAATAAACTTATAGGTGGCAACTGTTACATGAGAGGTCTTCAAAGTGGTGAGAGAAGGCGTGTCAGCATTGCCCGGGAACTTGTTATGAGCccacatattttatttattgatgaacCCCTTTATCATCTTGACAG TGTTTCTGCACTTCTGATGATGGTTACATTGAAGAAGCTTGCCACCTCTGGCTGCACTCTGATATTCACCATTTGCCAAAGCAGTACTGAAGTATTTGGCCTTTTTGATCGAATTTGCCTCCTCTCAAATGGAAAGACATTGTTCTTTGGTGAAACTTTGGCTTGCTTACAG CACTTCTCGAATGCTGGATTTCCTTGCCCAATTATGCAAAGTCCTTCTGATCACTTCTTGCGTGCTATAAACACAGAATTTGACAGGATTATTGCGATGTGCAAAAGCTGGCAG GATAACCATGGAGACTTATCATCAGTGAGCATGGATACTGCCATTGCTATACGTACCATTGAAACAACTTATAGATCATCAGCAGATGCTGCTGCTATTGAATCAATGATAGTGAAGCTTACTGAGAAG GAAGGTCCATCTCTCAAAAGAAAGGGAATGGCAGGAAATGCAACACGAGTTGCAGTTTTGACTTGGAGATCTTTATTGATTATGTCAAGGGAGTGGAAATATTATTGGCTAAGATTGATTCTTTATGTGTTTCTTTCCTTTTGTATTGGCACTGTGTTTTCTGGATTGGGGCATTCCTTGTTTTCTGTCATG AGAAGAGTAGCAGCAATATTTGTATTCATTTCATTCACCTCTCTGCTAGGCATCGCCAGTATACCTTCACAGTTGAAAGAGATCAAG ATATACACCTATGAAGAATCAAACCAGCATTTTGGGGCATTTGTTTTCCTACTTGGGCAGCTTTTTGCCAGCATCCCTTTCTTGTTTCTCATCTCCATTTCGTCAAGTCTGGTCTTCTATTTTCTTATTGGGCTGCAAGATGAGTTCAGCTTGCTGATGTACTTCGTGCTGAATTTCTTTGCGTGTCTATTGGTAAATGAGGGCCTGCTACTGCTTGTTGCTTCCATTTGTCAAAATATCTTCTGGAGCATCTTAAGCTTTTTGTCCATACAT GTGATAATGATGCTTTCCGCTGGCTTTTTTAGAATCAGAAGTGCTTTACCTAGACCAGCATGGATGTACCCCATTTCTTATATTGCTTTTCATACTTACTCTATCCAG GGACTGTTGGAGAACGAATACTCCAGAGCTACTTTTGCAGTCGGGCAAGTGAGAACCATATCTGGTTATGAGGCTCTGGAAAATGTATTTGATATCTCTGATGACAGCAACTCTAAGTGGAAAAATTTACTGGTGCTGTTTGTTATGGCTGTTGCATACAAAGTTCTTGTTTTTATTCTGCTGAAGTGTTGTATCAGGAAAAACCACTCTGTCCATAAACTTTTCCACTGTAACCAAAATAGAAAGAATTACAAATAG